One genomic region from Haloprofundus salinisoli encodes:
- a CDS encoding DUF371 domain-containing protein: protein MKEIVRARGHENVSARHASTFEVTSDEWLTPAGDCILAVEADRTPADFDPAFVDACRDEDARIVATFEVDGLTERVAGHGHPDLTFEGDRSMVGRTSEHTDDRTIMLGAEFAAEGFDRELVGALVDGAELTLTLRVDTDD, encoded by the coding sequence ATGAAGGAAATCGTCCGCGCACGCGGGCACGAGAACGTCTCCGCGCGCCACGCGAGCACGTTCGAGGTGACGAGCGACGAGTGGCTCACTCCGGCGGGCGACTGCATCCTCGCCGTCGAGGCAGACCGCACGCCCGCCGACTTCGATCCGGCGTTCGTCGACGCCTGTCGAGACGAGGACGCGCGCATCGTCGCCACGTTCGAGGTCGACGGTCTCACCGAACGCGTCGCGGGCCACGGCCACCCGGACCTGACGTTCGAGGGCGACCGGAGTATGGTCGGCCGGACGAGCGAGCACACCGACGACCGGACCATCATGCTCGGTGCCGAGTTCGCCGCCGAGGGGTTCGACCGCGAGTTAGTCGGCGCCCTCGTCGACGGCGCGGAACTGACGCTGACGCTCCGCGTCGACACCGACGACTGA
- a CDS encoding endonuclease III domain-containing protein — protein sequence MVDEPAENISGGVGDGGGEVTFDPREAETRAEAVVDELGELYWRKAYGGQDAFECLVRTILSQNTSDVASQPAHDSLMARYGSTDDGTDLARTLADAEQSELAESIRSAGLYNQKSEMIIDAAAEIVGEFGSKQAFDAYVREEDPQTVRERLMAIRGVGPKTADCVLLFSGGRGGIFPVDTHVHRISRRMGLAPPSADHEGVREHLERDVPAEKCGFGHTAMLQFGREYCKARKPACLDGPEACPLYDYCDRVGVDEVEESVVDPAEVVADD from the coding sequence ATGGTAGACGAACCGGCGGAGAACATCAGCGGCGGCGTCGGTGACGGCGGCGGCGAGGTGACGTTCGACCCCCGGGAAGCTGAGACCCGCGCCGAAGCCGTCGTCGACGAACTCGGCGAACTGTACTGGCGCAAGGCGTACGGCGGGCAGGACGCCTTCGAGTGTCTCGTCCGGACGATCCTGAGCCAGAACACCAGCGACGTCGCCAGCCAACCGGCGCACGACAGCCTGATGGCCCGCTACGGGTCGACGGACGACGGGACCGACCTCGCTCGGACGCTCGCCGACGCCGAGCAGTCGGAACTGGCCGAAAGTATCCGATCGGCGGGGCTGTACAACCAGAAGTCGGAGATGATAATCGACGCCGCCGCCGAAATCGTCGGCGAATTCGGGAGTAAGCAGGCCTTCGACGCCTACGTGCGCGAGGAGGACCCCCAGACCGTGCGAGAGCGGCTGATGGCGATTCGGGGTGTCGGCCCGAAGACCGCCGACTGCGTGCTGTTGTTCTCGGGCGGTCGAGGCGGAATCTTCCCCGTCGACACGCACGTCCACCGAATCAGTCGGCGGATGGGCCTCGCACCGCCGAGCGCCGACCACGAGGGAGTCCGCGAACACCTCGAACGCGACGTCCCCGCCGAGAAGTGCGGCTTCGGCCACACGGCGATGCTCCAGTTCGGCCGCGAGTACTGCAAAGCGCGCAAACCCGCGTGCCTCGATGGCCCGGAGGCGTGTCCGCTGTACGACTACTGCGACCGAGTCGGCGTCGACGAGGTCGAGGAGTCCGTCGTCGACCCCGCCGAAGTCGTCGCAGACGACTGA
- a CDS encoding methylglyoxal synthase produces MRLALIAHDEKKADLIKFATARSDDLAEMELMATGTTGQQLIDETGLDVERKQSGPLGGDMQIGAEIADETCDGVIFLRDPLTAQPHEPDITALLRICDVHDIPLATNLASADAVLDELVREREGNGFEDYE; encoded by the coding sequence ATGCGTCTCGCGCTCATCGCCCACGACGAGAAGAAAGCCGACCTCATCAAGTTCGCCACCGCCCGAAGCGACGACCTCGCGGAGATGGAACTGATGGCGACCGGGACGACCGGACAGCAACTCATCGACGAGACGGGGCTCGACGTCGAACGCAAGCAGTCGGGACCGCTCGGCGGCGATATGCAGATCGGTGCCGAGATCGCCGACGAGACCTGCGACGGCGTCATCTTCCTGCGCGACCCGCTGACCGCGCAACCGCACGAACCAGACATCACGGCGCTGCTACGCATCTGCGACGTCCACGACATCCCGCTGGCGACGAACCTCGCCAGCGCGGACGCCGTGTTGGACGAACTCGTTCGGGAGCGGGAGGGCAACGGGTTCGAGGATTACGAGTAG
- a CDS encoding beta-CASP ribonuclease aCPSF1 gives MSSVDKQLEELKAEIDSELPSDIVVSDVKYEGPELVVYTRNPKEFAQNGDLIRKLASKLRKRITVRPDPDVLTDPKKAREQVLDVIPEEANVTDLDFHADTGEVVIEAAKPGMVIGRHGSTLREITQQVGWTPEVVRTPPIESSTVSNVRNFLKQEREERRDILEKVGRQIHREQLSREQWVRISTLGCCREVGRASFILSTADTRILIDCGDKPGAEGEVPYLQVPEALGSGANSIDAVILTHAHLDHSALLPLLFKYGYDGPIYCTEPTRDLMGLLTLDYLDVAAKEGRTPPYESEMVREAIKHCIPLEYGDVTDIAPDVKLTFHNAGHILGSAVTHFHIGDGLYNVAFSGDIHYKDTRLFNGAVNDFPRVETLVMESTYGGRNDYQTDQEDSEQKLVDVINETADQGGKVLIPAFAVGRSQEIMLVLEQAMRSGKIPEMPVHLDGMIWEATAIHTTYPEYLRDELRDRIFHEDENPFLAPQFNHIDGGEEERQEVADDGPCIILSTSGMVTGGPIMSWLRHLGPDPDSNLVFVGYQAQGTLGRRIQNGWDEIPVNGPNDRNSGRSSTLTLKMDVETVDGFSGHADRNGLMNFVRTMNPRPEKVLCVHGDERSVQDLSSALYHEFNMRTFAPKNLETFRFK, from the coding sequence ATGAGCTCAGTAGATAAGCAACTTGAGGAACTGAAAGCAGAGATCGACAGCGAACTTCCGAGTGACATCGTGGTCTCGGACGTGAAGTACGAGGGACCGGAACTCGTCGTCTACACGCGCAATCCCAAGGAGTTCGCGCAGAACGGCGACCTGATCCGTAAGCTCGCCAGTAAACTCCGAAAGCGGATCACGGTTCGACCGGACCCCGACGTGCTCACCGACCCGAAGAAAGCGCGCGAGCAGGTCCTCGACGTGATTCCGGAGGAGGCGAACGTCACCGACCTCGACTTCCACGCCGACACCGGCGAAGTCGTCATCGAGGCGGCGAAACCCGGGATGGTCATCGGCCGCCACGGCTCGACGCTGCGCGAGATAACCCAACAGGTCGGCTGGACACCCGAAGTCGTCCGCACACCGCCTATCGAATCGTCTACCGTCTCCAACGTCCGTAACTTCCTGAAACAAGAACGCGAGGAGCGACGCGACATTCTGGAGAAGGTCGGCCGTCAGATTCACCGCGAGCAACTCAGCCGCGAACAGTGGGTTCGCATCTCGACGCTCGGCTGTTGCCGCGAAGTCGGTCGTGCTTCCTTCATCCTCTCGACGGCCGACACGCGCATCCTCATCGACTGCGGCGACAAACCCGGTGCCGAGGGCGAGGTGCCGTATCTCCAGGTGCCCGAGGCGCTCGGGTCGGGCGCGAACTCCATCGACGCGGTCATCCTCACCCACGCTCACCTCGACCACTCGGCGCTGCTCCCGCTGCTGTTCAAATACGGCTACGACGGCCCGATTTACTGTACCGAACCGACGCGCGACCTAATGGGACTGCTCACGCTCGACTACCTCGACGTCGCGGCCAAGGAGGGCCGGACGCCGCCGTACGAGTCCGAGATGGTCCGCGAGGCCATCAAACACTGCATCCCGCTCGAGTACGGCGACGTCACCGACATCGCCCCCGACGTGAAGCTCACCTTCCACAACGCGGGTCACATCCTCGGGTCGGCGGTGACGCACTTCCACATCGGCGACGGCCTCTACAACGTCGCGTTCTCCGGCGACATCCACTACAAGGACACCCGCCTGTTCAACGGCGCGGTCAACGACTTCCCGCGCGTGGAGACGCTCGTGATGGAGTCGACCTACGGCGGGCGCAACGACTACCAGACCGACCAGGAGGACTCCGAGCAGAAACTCGTCGACGTCATCAACGAGACGGCCGACCAGGGCGGTAAAGTCCTCATCCCGGCGTTCGCCGTCGGTCGCTCCCAAGAGATCATGCTCGTCCTCGAGCAGGCGATGCGCAGCGGCAAGATTCCGGAGATGCCCGTCCACCTCGACGGGATGATCTGGGAGGCGACGGCCATCCACACGACCTACCCCGAGTATCTCCGCGACGAACTCCGCGACCGCATCTTCCACGAGGACGAGAACCCGTTCCTCGCGCCGCAGTTCAACCACATCGACGGCGGCGAAGAGGAGAGACAGGAGGTCGCCGACGACGGTCCCTGCATCATCCTCTCGACCTCCGGGATGGTCACCGGCGGCCCCATCATGTCGTGGCTCCGCCATCTCGGCCCCGACCCGGACTCGAACCTCGTCTTCGTCGGGTACCAGGCGCAGGGGACGCTCGGGCGTCGCATCCAGAACGGCTGGGACGAGATTCCCGTCAACGGACCCAACGACCGCAACTCCGGGCGGTCGAGCACGCTCACGCTGAAGATGGACGTCGAAACCGTCGACGGGTTCTCCGGCCACGCCGACCGCAACGGGCTGATGAACTTCGTCCGCACGATGAACCCCCGCCCCGAGAAGGTGCTCTGCGTTCACGGCGACGAGCGCTCCGTGCAGGACCTCTCGTCGGCGCTGTACCACGAGTTCAACATGCGAACGTTCGCGCCGAAGAATCTCGAAACGTTCCGGTTTAAGTAA
- the proS gene encoding proline--tRNA ligase produces the protein MTDNQDLGITESKEYNTGEWYAEVVQKAGLANYAPEGMSGFIITRPRGYALWEAVQSYLDEKFKATEVQNAYFPLFIPESYLEREKDIVEGFDPEVAWVTHGGHEELEERLAVRPTSESIIAPYMSQWVRSHRDLPLRVNQWASVVRWEATDTKPFFRTKEFLWQEGHTAHASDEDAWEETMLRLDQYESAYEDLLAIPVLRGQKPDHDKFPGADTTTTVEALMPDGKSVQGATSHHLGTSFAEAFDITYSDEDEEDRSAHTTSWGFSWRSIGALIMTHSDDQGLVLPPTVAPTQVVVVPIWQEENQEKVLDYAGSVADDLEAAGVRVEFDDRDERNPGFKFNEHELNGVPLRLEIGPNEVDDDEVTVVHRPDGESAVEARGGIAETVESHFDEVYAKLYAAAEENLDENVRDAFARSEILGTIGQHGGYVRAPWCGEEACETEIKDQISAEIVMVPFPDDEEKQLDLDEHDECAICGESSEETAYFAKSY, from the coding sequence ATGACCGACAACCAGGACCTCGGCATCACCGAGTCCAAGGAGTACAACACCGGCGAGTGGTACGCCGAAGTCGTCCAGAAGGCGGGGCTGGCGAACTACGCCCCCGAGGGGATGAGCGGCTTCATCATCACGCGGCCCCGCGGCTACGCGCTCTGGGAGGCCGTCCAGAGCTACCTCGACGAGAAGTTCAAAGCGACCGAGGTGCAGAACGCGTACTTCCCGCTTTTCATCCCCGAGAGCTACCTCGAACGCGAGAAGGACATCGTCGAAGGGTTCGACCCCGAGGTGGCGTGGGTCACCCACGGCGGCCACGAGGAACTCGAAGAGCGCCTCGCCGTCCGCCCCACCAGCGAGAGCATCATCGCCCCCTACATGAGCCAGTGGGTCCGCAGCCACCGCGACCTGCCGCTTCGCGTCAACCAGTGGGCCTCCGTCGTTCGCTGGGAAGCGACGGACACGAAGCCCTTCTTCCGCACGAAGGAGTTCCTCTGGCAGGAGGGCCACACCGCCCACGCCAGCGACGAGGACGCCTGGGAGGAGACGATGCTCCGACTCGACCAGTACGAGTCCGCGTACGAGGACCTGCTGGCCATCCCCGTGCTCCGCGGGCAGAAACCCGACCATGACAAGTTCCCGGGGGCGGACACGACGACGACCGTCGAGGCGCTGATGCCCGACGGGAAGTCGGTGCAGGGCGCGACCAGCCACCACCTCGGCACGAGTTTCGCCGAGGCGTTCGACATCACCTACTCCGACGAGGACGAGGAAGACCGAAGCGCCCACACCACCTCGTGGGGCTTCTCGTGGCGCTCCATCGGCGCGCTCATCATGACGCACTCCGACGACCAGGGCCTCGTACTGCCCCCGACGGTCGCGCCCACGCAGGTCGTCGTCGTCCCCATCTGGCAGGAGGAGAACCAGGAGAAGGTCCTCGACTACGCCGGAAGCGTCGCCGACGACCTCGAAGCGGCGGGAGTCCGCGTCGAATTCGACGACCGCGACGAGCGCAACCCCGGCTTCAAGTTCAACGAGCACGAACTCAACGGCGTCCCCCTCCGCCTCGAAATCGGCCCCAACGAGGTCGACGACGACGAGGTCACCGTCGTCCACCGCCCCGACGGCGAGTCAGCGGTCGAGGCCCGCGGGGGTATCGCCGAGACCGTCGAGAGCCACTTCGACGAGGTGTACGCGAAACTGTACGCCGCTGCCGAGGAGAACCTCGACGAGAACGTCCGCGACGCGTTCGCCCGCAGCGAGATTCTCGGTACCATCGGTCAGCACGGCGGCTACGTCCGCGCGCCGTGGTGCGGCGAAGAAGCGTGTGAGACCGAGATCAAAGACCAGATTTCGGCCGAGATCGTCATGGTCCCCTTCCCCGACGACGAGGAGAAGCAGTTGGACCTCGACGAGCACGACGAGTGCGCCATCTGCGGCGAGTCGTCCGAGGAGACGGCGTACTTCGCCAAGTCGTACTGA
- the gltB gene encoding glutamate synthase large subunit, with the protein MTKPHRDTRRVGLADPTDERSNCGVGVVMDLDGGASHGVLADGIELLVNLEHRGTTGAEENTGDGAGVMIQRPDAFFADELDCDLPDLWAVGSIFFPRDDDQRERTAAVVEDALADHDLEVFQWRDVPTDNSDLGATALESEPDVWQLFVSPSDESVDAEAFDRALYVGRRAAENAVDDSGIEGSGRFYACSLSRRTLVYKGLLKAEQLPTYYPDLRDERMTSALALVHARFSTNTLGAWHLAHPYRNVVHNGEINTIRGNVNWMRARETELDHPEFGTDIETIKPVTHADQSDTASVDNVVELLLQGGRDLPHVLRMLIPEAYRNDPAMDEARRDWYDFHASLVEPWDGPALVAATDGDRVAAVLDRNGLRPCRYDVTTDNRLVMASEVGALDHDPSEIESRGRLQPGQLFVADPAEGRVIPDGEVFDSLVDERYGEWVRDEQHHLSEFADPEAFGTRGQLESLRAQQAAFGYTQDQLNHLIEPMARQGKDPVGSMGDDTPLSVLSDFNRPLFTYFKQLFAQVSNPPIDYIREKLVTSLESRLGNQRNMLAESPEHARQLVLDSPVVTDEQTAGIKSLDGSDGLRSETLDMTYARDGEELEAAVERLRENAREAIEGGADIVVLSDRSAGPDRVPIPSLLATGAVHHSLVRNGLRNRAGLVVESGDPREVHHIATLVGYGAGAVNPYLAYQTIEDIVAGPDGADPEAAIAAYVKALEDGLLKTMAKMGISTVESYRGAQIFEAVGLSSEFVREYFEGTEIRTEGIGMPQIEADLLTRHTVAYGEDPKLEVQGEYENRSSGIHHQWNPKTVGALQRAVRSGSYETYQEFAELVNDQSEELQTLRGLLEFDSDRDSVPIEDVEPVEEIVTRFSTAAMSLGSLSPEAHENNSIAMNRIGGKSNSGEGGEPPERFGTEKECNVKQVASGRFGVTSHYLSSADELQIKMAQGSKPGEGGHLPGKKVNEMIAHVRYSTPGVGLISPPPLHDIYSIEDLKQLIHDLKVANEDADINVKLVSEAGIGTIAAGVAKANADVVHISGDSGGTGASPKTSIKNAGLPWELGLAEANQMLCATGLRDRIRVSTDGGMKTGRDVAIAALLGAEEYIFGTASLVTAGCVMARQCHENTCPVGVATQNENLRNRFPGQPDHVINYMTFIAEELREIMAELGFETVDEMVGRPQYLRQRETEHEKAKHLDLSAVLAQPAGEQRRKTRAQSHSDLDTQLDRQLIEEAEPALEDGEPVQLRHEISNVDRAVGAMLSDRISRRYGGKGLSDDTITCEFDGVAGQSFGAFLASGVTMRLTGAANDYVGKGLSGGKVVVETPAEANYAPDENVLIGNVALYGATQGDMYVNGVAGERFAVRNSGVKAVVEGVGDHGCEYMTGGVVAVLGETGRNFAAGMSGGVAYVYDPDDELAGKANTEMASLSGALEDADEAMLRRLVENHAAYADSERAKALLEEWPNEVRNFVKVMPDAYAKVIAEEGRADVREELPVPAGSVEDARIDREVAQSDD; encoded by the coding sequence ATGACCAAGCCACACAGAGACACCCGCAGGGTCGGCCTCGCGGATCCGACCGACGAGCGCTCGAACTGCGGCGTCGGCGTCGTCATGGACCTCGACGGCGGCGCGTCCCACGGCGTACTCGCCGACGGGATAGAACTACTCGTAAACCTCGAACACCGCGGCACCACCGGTGCAGAGGAGAACACCGGCGACGGCGCGGGCGTCATGATTCAACGGCCCGACGCCTTCTTCGCCGACGAACTCGACTGCGACCTCCCCGATCTATGGGCGGTGGGGTCCATCTTCTTCCCGCGAGACGACGACCAGCGCGAACGGACCGCCGCCGTCGTCGAGGACGCACTCGCCGACCACGACCTCGAGGTCTTCCAGTGGCGCGACGTTCCGACCGACAACTCGGACCTCGGCGCGACGGCGTTGGAGTCGGAGCCGGACGTCTGGCAACTGTTCGTCAGTCCGTCCGACGAGTCGGTCGACGCCGAGGCGTTCGACCGCGCGCTGTACGTCGGCCGCCGCGCCGCCGAGAACGCCGTCGACGACTCGGGTATCGAGGGCAGCGGCCGATTCTACGCCTGCTCGCTCTCGCGGCGGACGCTCGTCTACAAGGGGCTCTTGAAAGCCGAGCAGCTGCCGACGTACTACCCGGACCTCCGCGACGAGCGGATGACGTCGGCGCTGGCGCTGGTCCACGCCCGCTTCTCGACGAACACGCTCGGCGCGTGGCATCTCGCGCACCCGTACCGCAACGTCGTCCACAACGGCGAGATAAACACCATCCGCGGCAACGTCAACTGGATGCGCGCCCGCGAGACGGAGCTCGATCACCCCGAGTTCGGGACCGATATCGAGACGATCAAACCCGTCACGCACGCCGACCAGAGCGACACCGCCAGCGTCGACAACGTCGTCGAACTGCTGTTGCAGGGCGGCCGCGACCTGCCGCACGTCCTTCGGATGCTGATTCCGGAGGCGTACCGCAACGACCCCGCGATGGACGAGGCTCGACGCGACTGGTACGATTTCCACGCCAGCCTCGTCGAACCGTGGGACGGGCCGGCGCTCGTCGCCGCCACCGACGGCGACAGGGTCGCCGCGGTGCTCGACCGCAACGGCCTCCGCCCGTGCCGCTACGACGTGACGACCGATAACCGCCTCGTGATGGCGAGCGAGGTTGGCGCGCTCGACCACGACCCGAGCGAAATCGAATCTCGGGGGCGGCTCCAACCCGGTCAGCTGTTCGTGGCCGACCCCGCGGAGGGCCGCGTCATCCCCGACGGGGAGGTGTTCGACTCGCTCGTCGACGAACGGTACGGCGAGTGGGTGCGCGACGAACAGCACCACCTCTCTGAGTTCGCCGACCCCGAGGCGTTCGGCACCCGCGGTCAGCTGGAGTCACTGCGCGCCCAGCAGGCGGCGTTCGGGTACACGCAGGACCAACTGAACCACCTCATCGAACCGATGGCCAGACAGGGGAAAGACCCCGTCGGCTCGATGGGCGACGACACGCCGCTGTCGGTTCTTTCCGACTTCAACCGGCCGCTTTTCACCTACTTCAAACAGCTGTTCGCGCAGGTGTCGAACCCGCCCATCGACTACATCCGCGAGAAACTGGTGACGAGCCTCGAATCCCGTCTCGGTAACCAGCGGAACATGCTCGCTGAGTCGCCCGAGCACGCCCGCCAACTCGTGCTCGACTCGCCGGTCGTCACCGACGAGCAGACGGCAGGAATCAAGAGTTTGGACGGCAGCGACGGGCTGCGCAGCGAGACGCTCGACATGACGTACGCCCGCGACGGCGAAGAACTCGAAGCGGCCGTCGAGCGCCTCCGCGAGAACGCCCGCGAAGCCATCGAGGGCGGCGCGGACATCGTCGTCCTCTCGGACCGCTCGGCCGGCCCCGACCGGGTACCGATTCCGAGTCTGCTGGCGACTGGGGCGGTCCACCACAGCCTCGTCAGAAACGGCCTGCGGAACCGCGCCGGGTTGGTCGTCGAGTCCGGCGACCCGCGCGAGGTCCACCACATCGCGACGCTCGTCGGCTACGGCGCGGGCGCGGTCAACCCGTACCTCGCCTACCAGACCATCGAGGACATCGTCGCCGGCCCCGACGGCGCGGACCCCGAGGCGGCCATCGCGGCGTACGTGAAGGCGCTCGAAGACGGTCTGCTGAAGACGATGGCGAAGATGGGCATCTCGACGGTCGAGAGCTACCGCGGCGCACAGATCTTCGAGGCGGTCGGCCTCTCCTCGGAGTTCGTCCGCGAGTACTTCGAGGGCACCGAAATTCGCACCGAGGGCATCGGCATGCCCCAGATAGAGGCGGACCTGCTCACGCGTCACACCGTCGCCTACGGCGAGGACCCGAAACTCGAAGTCCAGGGCGAGTACGAGAACCGCTCGTCGGGTATCCACCACCAGTGGAACCCGAAGACGGTCGGCGCGCTCCAGCGGGCGGTCCGCTCCGGAAGCTACGAGACGTACCAGGAGTTCGCCGAACTCGTCAACGACCAGAGCGAGGAGTTGCAGACGCTCCGCGGGCTGTTGGAGTTCGACTCCGACCGCGACTCCGTCCCCATCGAAGACGTCGAACCCGTCGAAGAGATCGTAACGCGGTTCTCGACGGCGGCGATGAGCCTCGGGTCGCTCTCGCCGGAAGCTCACGAGAACAACTCCATCGCGATGAACCGCATCGGCGGCAAGTCGAACTCCGGCGAGGGCGGCGAACCGCCCGAACGCTTCGGCACCGAGAAGGAGTGCAACGTCAAGCAGGTGGCGTCGGGTCGCTTCGGCGTCACGAGCCACTACCTCTCGTCGGCCGACGAGCTGCAGATCAAGATGGCGCAGGGGTCGAAGCCCGGCGAGGGCGGCCACCTCCCCGGCAAGAAGGTCAACGAGATGATCGCGCACGTCCGCTACTCGACGCCGGGCGTCGGCCTCATCTCGCCGCCGCCGCTGCACGACATCTACTCCATCGAGGACCTCAAACAGCTCATCCACGACCTGAAGGTCGCAAACGAGGACGCCGACATCAACGTGAAACTCGTCTCCGAGGCGGGCATCGGCACCATCGCGGCGGGCGTCGCAAAGGCCAACGCCGACGTCGTCCACATCTCCGGCGACTCCGGCGGCACCGGCGCGTCGCCGAAGACGAGCATCAAGAACGCGGGACTGCCGTGGGAACTCGGTCTCGCGGAGGCGAACCAGATGCTCTGTGCGACGGGGCTGCGCGACCGCATCCGCGTCTCGACCGACGGCGGCATGAAGACGGGCCGCGACGTCGCCATCGCCGCGCTGCTGGGCGCGGAGGAGTACATCTTCGGGACGGCGTCGCTGGTCACCGCGGGCTGTGTGATGGCGCGGCAGTGCCACGAGAACACCTGCCCGGTCGGCGTCGCCACCCAGAACGAGAACCTCCGCAACCGGTTCCCGGGCCAACCCGACCACGTCATCAACTACATGACGTTCATCGCCGAGGAACTGCGCGAGATCATGGCCGAGCTCGGCTTCGAGACGGTCGACGAGATGGTCGGTCGCCCGCAGTACCTCCGCCAGCGCGAGACCGAACACGAGAAGGCCAAGCATCTGGACCTCTCGGCGGTACTCGCGCAGCCGGCGGGCGAACAGCGCCGGAAGACCCGGGCGCAGTCGCACTCGGACCTCGACACGCAACTGGACCGCCAACTCATTGAGGAGGCCGAACCCGCCCTCGAAGACGGCGAACCCGTCCAACTCCGCCACGAGATATCGAACGTCGACCGCGCGGTCGGCGCGATGCTCTCGGACCGAATCTCGAGGCGGTACGGCGGGAAGGGTCTCTCCGACGACACCATCACCTGTGAGTTCGACGGCGTCGCCGGCCAGAGCTTCGGCGCGTTCCTCGCCTCCGGCGTGACGATGCGCCTCACCGGCGCGGCGAACGACTACGTCGGCAAGGGGCTCTCCGGCGGCAAGGTCGTCGTCGAGACGCCCGCAGAGGCCAACTACGCGCCGGACGAGAACGTCCTCATCGGCAACGTCGCGCTGTACGGCGCGACGCAGGGCGATATGTACGTCAACGGCGTCGCGGGCGAGCGCTTCGCCGTCCGCAACTCGGGCGTGAAAGCCGTCGTCGAGGGCGTCGGCGACCACGGCTGCGAGTACATGACTGGCGGCGTCGTCGCCGTCCTCGGGGAGACGGGCCGCAACTTCGCCGCGGGGATGTCCGGCGGCGTCGCCTACGTCTACGACCCCGACGACGAACTCGCCGGGAAGGCGAACACCGAGATGGCGTCGCTCTCTGGAGCGCTCGAAGACGCCGACGAAGCGATGCTGCGCCGCCTCGTGGAGAACCACGCCGCCTACGCCGACAGCGAGCGTGCGAAAGCGCTGCTCGAGGAGTGGCCCAACGAGGTCCGTAACTTCGTGAAGGTGATGCCGGACGCGTACGCGAAAGTAATCGCCGAGGAGGGTCGCGCCGACGTCCGCGAGGAACTGCCGGTGCCCGCTGGCTCTGTCGAAGACGCCCGCATCGACCGCGAAGTCGCACAGAGCGACGACTGA
- a CDS encoding DUF7522 family protein, producing the protein MTSQPSDDLADSIVYLARTALGDALRSVIYFTPDDFEVLYLRAGLYADDPSRVRSVKGPLVENERLGFSSQERYRDPFGGESAEPDIGEYEYTIRVFSKGFLCRVLVDGHGVIITTDELDIAEFEAQAVSLRSLLATEDRT; encoded by the coding sequence ATGACCTCGCAACCAAGTGACGACCTCGCCGACAGCATCGTCTATCTCGCGCGGACCGCACTCGGCGATGCGCTCCGCAGCGTCATCTACTTCACACCCGACGACTTCGAGGTGTTGTACCTCCGCGCCGGGCTCTACGCGGACGACCCTTCGCGCGTCCGCTCGGTGAAGGGACCGCTCGTCGAGAACGAGCGCCTCGGCTTCTCCTCGCAGGAGAGGTACCGCGACCCGTTCGGCGGCGAGTCGGCCGAACCCGACATCGGCGAGTACGAGTACACCATCCGCGTCTTCTCGAAGGGTTTTCTCTGTCGCGTGCTCGTCGACGGCCACGGAGTCATCATCACGACCGACGAGCTGGACATCGCGGAGTTCGAGGCGCAGGCGGTGAGTCTCCGGTCGCTGCTCGCGACCGAGGATCGAACTTAA